The following proteins come from a genomic window of Gemmatimonadota bacterium:
- a CDS encoding DinB family protein, translated as MIDEIRELYAYNRWANERILAAVVQLDEAALGRDLGGSFGSVRDTLAHMLAAEWIWLERWTGRSPRSLDTGWDLSGLADIQTRFAEVEERRERFLQQLDDEALHAELDYQNTRGEPFRSALWRLLRHVVNHGTYHRGQVVHQLRQLGEPGVSTDMVLFDRTRTGA; from the coding sequence GTGATCGACGAGATCCGTGAGTTGTACGCGTACAATCGCTGGGCCAACGAGCGCATCCTTGCCGCGGTCGTCCAGTTGGACGAGGCGGCTCTGGGTCGTGACCTGGGTGGCAGCTTTGGAAGCGTCCGTGACACTCTCGCGCATATGCTGGCTGCCGAGTGGATCTGGCTGGAGCGCTGGACCGGGCGTTCTCCGCGGTCCCTGGATACCGGCTGGGACCTCTCTGGCCTGGCTGACATCCAAACCCGCTTCGCCGAGGTCGAGGAACGACGGGAGCGCTTCCTGCAGCAGCTCGACGACGAAGCGCTACACGCGGAGCTGGACTACCAGAACACGCGCGGCGAGCCGTTCCGCTCCGCGTTGTGGCGCCTGCTTCGCCACGTGGTCAACCACGGGACCTATCACCGGGGACAGGTGGTGCACCAGTTGCGACAGCTGGGTGAACCCGGCGTCTCCACCGACATGGTCCTGTTCGACCGAACCCGGACCGGTGCGTGA
- a CDS encoding cytochrome b N-terminal domain-containing protein, producing the protein MAGPLTRAARRILAVVDAQVNRLYTWRYNPLYQSGALVVVALATMLLTGLYLLLFYRIGGPYPSVERISTQIWAGRWMRALHRYAADLAVLAAVAHAVRLFLQGRSWGPRVLAWTSGVLLVGLLYLCGWTGYVMVWDPQAQLLATEGARLLDALPLFSEPLVRVFVGEQPIPGAFFFLNLFAHIAIPVGMAGMLWLHVSRVSRPVLLPPRRLWLTVVGVLLVLAVVWPAPLEGPANPFQRPESLSLDLLYGFWVPIQLRLGPWSGWLLLVGLPLGVLLVPLASRPRASAALPASVVEERFCTGCEQCFVDCPFEAISMVERGDGRATLVARVDPARCVSCGICAGSCAPMGVGPPGRDGRDQLVDARAFLARRGPDERGPVVIGCANSGAGGPRSPAGDRLLVSCLGNLHTSIIEILVRSGVPGVLIVSCPPRDCWSREGPGWLDQRIYHDREAELKARVDRRRVRVVYASAAEGSRVARARAAFESDLADLARPVTEEAVELDQSCEPPVTSGEPR; encoded by the coding sequence GTGGCAGGTCCTTTGACACGTGCTGCGCGGCGGATCCTCGCGGTGGTGGATGCGCAGGTCAACCGGTTGTACACCTGGCGCTACAATCCGCTCTACCAGTCCGGGGCGCTGGTTGTGGTGGCACTCGCGACCATGCTGCTGACGGGGTTGTATCTGCTGTTGTTCTACCGGATCGGCGGACCGTACCCGTCGGTGGAGCGGATCTCCACGCAGATCTGGGCGGGCCGCTGGATGCGGGCGTTGCACCGCTATGCCGCCGATCTGGCCGTGCTGGCGGCGGTGGCGCACGCCGTCCGACTGTTCCTGCAGGGAAGGAGCTGGGGGCCCAGGGTCCTGGCGTGGACCTCGGGAGTTCTCCTGGTCGGACTGCTGTACCTCTGTGGCTGGACGGGCTACGTCATGGTCTGGGATCCACAGGCCCAGTTGCTGGCCACGGAAGGCGCTCGCCTCCTGGACGCCCTCCCTCTGTTCTCGGAGCCCCTCGTTCGCGTCTTCGTGGGGGAACAGCCGATCCCGGGGGCGTTCTTCTTCCTCAACCTCTTCGCGCACATCGCCATCCCGGTGGGGATGGCGGGCATGCTGTGGCTGCACGTCTCCCGGGTATCGCGTCCCGTGCTGCTGCCTCCCCGGCGCCTGTGGCTGACCGTGGTTGGGGTGCTTTTGGTGCTTGCGGTCGTGTGGCCTGCGCCCCTGGAAGGCCCAGCCAATCCATTCCAGCGCCCCGAGTCGCTGTCGTTGGATCTGCTCTACGGATTCTGGGTCCCCATTCAGTTGCGGCTTGGTCCCTGGTCCGGTTGGCTGCTCCTGGTGGGCCTGCCCCTGGGAGTTCTGCTGGTTCCCTTGGCTTCGCGGCCACGGGCGTCCGCTGCGTTGCCAGCGAGCGTGGTGGAAGAGCGCTTCTGCACGGGCTGTGAGCAGTGTTTCGTGGATTGTCCCTTCGAAGCCATCTCCATGGTCGAGCGGGGCGACGGCCGCGCCACGCTCGTGGCCCGCGTCGATCCGGCGCGTTGCGTGAGCTGTGGCATCTGCGCGGGCTCCTGCGCGCCCATGGGGGTGGGCCCTCCAGGGCGGGACGGCCGAGATCAACTCGTCGATGCCCGGGCCTTCCTGGCGAGGCGCGGGCCAGATGAACGCGGGCCCGTGGTCATCGGGTGCGCCAACAGCGGCGCCGGTGGGCCCCGGAGTCCGGCAGGGGACCGGTTGCTGGTCTCCTGCCTGGGAAACCTGCACACATCGATCATCGAGATCCTGGTGCGATCGGGAGTCCCCGGGGTTCTGATCGTCTCCTGTCCGCCGCGCGATTGCTGGAGTCGGGAAGGCCCGGGCTGGCTCGATCAGCGCATCTACCACGACCGGGAGGCGGAGCTGAAAGCTCGCGTCGACCGTAGACGCGTGCGCGTCGTGTATGCGTCCGCTGCCGAGGGCTCCCGCGTGGCCCGAGCACGGGCGGCGTTCGAGAGTGATCTGGCCGACCTCGCGCGCCCGGTGACCGAGGAGGCGGTGGAGTTGGATCAGAGCTGCGAGCCGCCCGTCACGAGCGGTGAGCCCCGATGA
- a CDS encoding FAD-dependent oxidoreductase — protein MPIDRRGFLKAAGAGAGLTLAGARPEAVEAAPRRAPLVRSGQASDVVVVGAGSFGAWTSLHLQRMGATVTLVDQYGPANSRSTSGGETRGVRSSYGDRPQGLQWGQWAVEAMRRWKAWDEEHARDLLPPLFFTTGDVILRAEMEPFLEQTVENWKVMGHEHEIIDADEVRRRWPVIATDEMQVAIYEPSAGVVRARRAIESVAQVFQREGGTIKIGRATLGANQNGTLSEIVLDSGERVTGDTFVFALGPWFPKVFPEQMGRRIRASTLGHVLYIATPPGDHSYEWPNLPSYNVPGCTGWPALPPDFRGFRIRVGGHSEEDPDTSSRWVPLDAQERPREILRTYFPALAELPINETRACHYEGSVSRNFIIDRQPGSENVWFAGGGNAEAFKQGPVLGEYIAGRVMGTETDPELIEAFKFPEEEYDLEEERRREEARRRRGED, from the coding sequence GTGCCCATCGATCGCCGTGGCTTCCTGAAGGCGGCCGGCGCTGGCGCCGGCCTTACGCTCGCGGGCGCCCGCCCGGAGGCGGTGGAGGCAGCCCCCCGCCGCGCACCCCTGGTCCGCAGTGGACAGGCCTCCGACGTGGTGGTGGTGGGCGCCGGCTCCTTCGGAGCCTGGACCTCGCTCCATCTGCAGCGGATGGGTGCTACGGTCACGCTGGTCGACCAGTACGGCCCCGCCAATTCGCGTTCCACCTCGGGCGGCGAGACTCGCGGTGTGCGCTCGAGCTACGGTGATCGCCCGCAAGGGTTGCAGTGGGGTCAGTGGGCGGTCGAGGCCATGCGCCGCTGGAAGGCCTGGGACGAGGAGCACGCGAGAGATCTGCTGCCGCCGCTGTTCTTCACGACCGGTGACGTGATCCTGCGCGCCGAGATGGAGCCCTTCCTGGAGCAGACGGTCGAGAACTGGAAGGTGATGGGGCACGAGCACGAGATCATCGATGCGGACGAAGTACGGCGCCGCTGGCCCGTGATCGCCACGGACGAGATGCAGGTGGCGATCTACGAGCCCTCGGCCGGAGTCGTGCGGGCCCGCCGCGCCATCGAATCGGTGGCCCAGGTGTTCCAGCGCGAGGGTGGGACCATCAAGATCGGCCGAGCCACCCTGGGTGCCAACCAAAACGGGACGCTGTCGGAGATCGTTCTGGACAGCGGCGAGCGCGTGACGGGGGACACCTTCGTCTTCGCTTTGGGGCCTTGGTTCCCCAAGGTCTTCCCCGAACAGATGGGGCGCCGCATCCGGGCCTCCACGTTGGGCCACGTGCTCTACATCGCCACGCCGCCCGGCGACCATTCGTACGAGTGGCCCAATCTACCCAGCTACAACGTGCCCGGGTGCACCGGTTGGCCGGCTCTGCCTCCGGACTTCCGCGGCTTCCGCATCCGGGTAGGCGGTCATTCCGAGGAGGATCCGGACACGAGCAGCCGCTGGGTGCCCCTGGATGCGCAGGAGCGCCCGCGGGAGATCCTGCGAACCTACTTCCCGGCCCTTGCCGAGCTCCCCATCAACGAGACCCGCGCCTGTCACTACGAGGGCAGCGTCAGCCGCAACTTCATCATCGACCGTCAGCCAGGGTCGGAGAACGTCTGGTTCGCCGGAGGCGGGAACGCCGAGGCCTTCAAGCAGGGTCCTGTGTTGGGCGAGTACATCGCGGGACGCGTCATGGGAACCGAGACCGATCCCGAACTCATCGAAGCGTTCAAGTTCCCCGAGGAGGAGTACGACCTCGAGGAGGAGCGCCGGCGAGAAGAGGCGCGGCGCAGGCGCGGCGAGGACTAG
- a CDS encoding Rrf2 family transcriptional regulator, with product MKLSRTAEYALRAALHIAENAAERATSVDVLADELDVPRNYLSKILHRLTQAGVLASSRGPKGGFRLARPADQITLGEVVDPVDPIATDRTCLLGRPQCSDTHPCPAHGRWRALAEELRVFFHETTLATLLASEAPPPAR from the coding sequence ATGAAGCTCTCGCGGACGGCCGAGTATGCGTTGCGGGCAGCCTTGCACATCGCCGAGAACGCCGCCGAGCGGGCCACGTCTGTGGACGTCCTCGCGGACGAGCTGGACGTGCCCCGGAACTACCTGTCCAAGATCCTGCACCGCCTCACCCAAGCCGGAGTCCTCGCCTCCAGCCGGGGACCCAAGGGTGGCTTCCGCTTGGCCCGCCCAGCGGACCAGATCACGCTGGGCGAGGTCGTCGACCCGGTCGATCCGATCGCCACGGACCGTACCTGCCTATTGGGTCGACCGCAGTGCTCCGACACGCATCCCTGCCCCGCCCACGGCCGCTGGCGCGCGCTGGCCGAGGAGCTGCGGGTGTTCTTCCACGAGACGACGCTCGCAACCCTCCTCGCTTCAGAGGCGCCGCCCCCCGCTCGCTGA
- a CDS encoding SCO family protein — protein sequence MTEADRVRGRLGVLGLALWSVITVAWWALALWPTGPTPADWLVRARAVCFNAAPSGLPSASGWLLLIGQPIGMLAALMVIWGDSVRLGLRALGSQRMGRGALALLALLLLAGMTSAALRVRQASAVVAVEIAGDLPPATYPRLNRPLPEFRLVDQAGESVDARTLAGRPMLLTFAFGHCESVCPAVVHQAGEAVRVLKERQGEQAPTLWVVSLDPWRDTPSRLPQLHAQWMLPEGARALSGDPADVNAFLDALGVPRERDLTSGDIVHPTLLFLIDRAGRIAFASTGSMAQVLALSERL from the coding sequence ATGACCGAGGCCGATCGGGTCCGGGGGCGCCTCGGCGTCCTCGGACTCGCCCTGTGGTCGGTCATCACGGTGGCGTGGTGGGCGCTGGCGCTTTGGCCCACCGGACCCACACCGGCCGATTGGTTGGTGCGCGCGCGCGCCGTGTGCTTCAACGCAGCGCCGAGCGGACTGCCGTCGGCGTCGGGCTGGCTCCTGTTGATCGGCCAGCCCATCGGCATGCTCGCCGCGCTGATGGTGATCTGGGGAGACTCCGTCCGCCTGGGCTTGCGCGCGCTCGGGAGCCAGCGGATGGGACGCGGTGCGCTGGCACTGCTGGCGCTGCTTCTGCTGGCCGGCATGACAAGCGCAGCCCTGCGGGTGCGGCAGGCGTCCGCCGTGGTCGCCGTCGAGATCGCCGGCGACCTTCCTCCGGCGACCTACCCCCGACTGAACCGCCCCCTTCCCGAGTTCCGGCTCGTCGATCAGGCGGGCGAATCCGTCGACGCGCGGACTCTGGCCGGCCGACCGATGCTGCTGACCTTCGCCTTCGGCCATTGTGAATCCGTGTGCCCAGCCGTCGTCCACCAAGCGGGCGAGGCGGTGCGCGTCCTGAAGGAGCGGCAAGGCGAGCAGGCGCCCACACTGTGGGTAGTCAGCCTGGATCCCTGGCGCGACACGCCCTCGCGGCTGCCGCAGCTTCACGCGCAGTGGATGCTTCCCGAGGGTGCGCGCGCTCTCTCCGGGGATCCGGCGGACGTCAACGCCTTTCTCGACGCGTTGGGTGTCCCCCGCGAGCGCGATCTCACCAGCGGAGACATCGTGCATCCCACCCTGCTGTTCTTGATCGACCGAGCGGGCAGGATCGCCTTCGCTTCGACGGGCAGCATGGCCCAGGTGCTCGCGCTCTCCGAACGGCTGTAG
- a CDS encoding cytochrome C oxidase subunit II: MYHSGLDAPQGVWWTKVHGSEKIWVSIAFVWCLILFAMMPLWHLRGGQNPSGIRHTVDAPAFQERVDQFIRDYQVGSDGNIPVVAPPPGSDIYLQASMWSWRPVLQLQQGAEYTLHLSSTDVNHGFSLYPLNINFQVVPGFDYGLRVTPTITGEFHIVCNEFCGVGHHLMVGKVIVVPTQTAAAPAPSSANPGGGR; this comes from the coding sequence ATGTACCACAGTGGCCTGGACGCCCCCCAAGGCGTCTGGTGGACCAAGGTGCACGGATCGGAAAAGATCTGGGTGAGCATCGCCTTCGTCTGGTGCCTGATCCTCTTCGCGATGATGCCGCTCTGGCACCTGCGTGGTGGCCAGAACCCCTCCGGTATCCGCCACACCGTGGACGCTCCCGCGTTCCAGGAACGCGTCGACCAGTTCATTCGCGACTACCAGGTCGGCAGCGACGGAAACATCCCGGTGGTGGCGCCGCCTCCGGGCAGCGACATCTATCTGCAGGCGTCGATGTGGTCATGGCGACCTGTGCTCCAGCTGCAACAGGGAGCGGAATACACCCTGCACCTGTCGTCCACCGACGTGAACCACGGGTTCAGTCTCTACCCGCTCAACATCAACTTCCAGGTGGTTCCGGGCTTCGACTACGGGCTACGCGTCACGCCGACGATCACCGGTGAGTTTCACATCGTCTGCAACGAGTTCTGTGGAGTCGGCCATCACCTGATGGTGGGCAAGGTGATCGTGGTGCCCACCCAGACCGCCGCTGCACCGGCTCCCTCCTCTGCGAATCCAGGAGGTGGGCGATGA
- a CDS encoding serine/threonine-protein kinase: protein MDPRRWAHIQDVFHAALELPLEQRDRFVRERCAGAPEDAEQVLELLAEDVRSGSLLDREIGVVADSILDGSIPKMPQIGPYRILRVLGQGGMGVVYLGERPDLGARAAIKVLRDAALSPHRRERFLSEQRTLAQLEHPRIARIFDAAVLPDGTPYFVMEHVEGRPLDRYCAEVPLRIDERLHLFRAICEGVRFAHSRAVIHRDLKPSNVLVTEDGTPKLLDFGIAKQLDSLDGVGDRTRTGLALMTPAYAAPEQILGQPLGVYTDVYALGGLLYQILSGRPPFDLQSLTPAQAERAITETGAPPPSRVADPASAPGPTRPEWEELDILCGTAMHRDPLRRYASVEALMRDVDHFLADEPLEARPDSALYRLGKFARRNTRALTGVATAMAALAGTVGFYTWRLADARDQALAEAQRTQRIQAFTQSLFTGGQEEIGPSDTLRVLTLLDRGVQQARLLDADPAQQADMYVTLGSIFTQLGRYASADSLLGLAVALRQALTPADPHAVAEALVAEGELRLQQGEYEEAEGIFQRALELQRAEGPPTDPRIASSLTGLGSALEGRGEYERAITLLGEAVRALEAQPGREEDLTSALAALANTQFYAGDLDASDSLNLRALAIYRRLHGERHPDVADGLINLAVNENQRGRYDAAEPLLRQALSIFEGYHGPEHPEVASALRMLGNNLIYQGRLDDAEPLLRRSLSVGERVLGPNHPRQANTLGDLAYVELQKGRFDEAIEAYRRIVTIYEEANGPRHYFVGIGLSNLANAYMEAGRLTESEAIFRDVIERFAEARGAEHVDTGIAHIKLGRVLLRQERASAAERELLAGYDIVRPQMEPTVSWLRAARTDLASAYDALGRPQDAERFRREQAGVDSLAAAER, encoded by the coding sequence ATGGACCCCCGACGTTGGGCTCACATCCAGGACGTCTTCCACGCCGCTCTGGAGCTACCGCTGGAGCAACGCGACCGCTTCGTGCGCGAGCGCTGTGCCGGCGCACCCGAGGATGCCGAGCAGGTCCTCGAGCTCCTCGCCGAAGACGTTCGCTCGGGCTCGCTTCTGGACCGGGAGATCGGCGTGGTGGCCGACTCCATACTCGACGGGTCCATACCGAAGATGCCCCAGATCGGACCCTACCGGATCCTCCGGGTTCTGGGACAGGGCGGCATGGGCGTGGTGTACCTGGGAGAGCGGCCCGATCTGGGGGCGCGCGCCGCCATCAAGGTGCTCAGGGACGCCGCGCTCTCGCCCCATCGGCGCGAGCGGTTCTTGAGCGAACAACGCACGCTCGCCCAACTCGAGCACCCGCGCATCGCCCGCATCTTCGATGCGGCCGTGCTCCCGGACGGCACACCGTACTTCGTGATGGAGCACGTCGAGGGTCGGCCCCTGGACCGCTATTGCGCCGAGGTCCCACTCCGGATCGACGAGCGTCTGCACCTGTTCCGCGCCATCTGCGAAGGGGTGCGGTTCGCGCATTCCCGCGCGGTCATCCACCGCGATCTCAAGCCGTCGAACGTGCTCGTCACCGAGGACGGTACGCCAAAGCTCCTGGACTTCGGGATCGCCAAGCAGCTCGACTCCCTCGATGGCGTCGGTGACCGGACACGCACGGGGCTGGCACTCATGACCCCGGCCTATGCGGCCCCGGAGCAGATCCTGGGTCAGCCGCTGGGCGTCTACACCGACGTGTACGCGCTGGGCGGGCTCCTCTACCAGATCCTCAGCGGACGTCCGCCCTTCGATCTGCAGTCCCTGACTCCAGCGCAAGCCGAGCGCGCCATCACGGAGACCGGCGCGCCGCCGCCCTCGCGCGTCGCTGACCCAGCATCGGCCCCCGGTCCCACCCGACCGGAATGGGAAGAGCTGGACATCTTGTGTGGAACCGCCATGCATCGCGACCCGCTGCGACGGTACGCGTCCGTGGAGGCCTTGATGCGGGACGTGGACCACTTCCTGGCCGACGAGCCCCTGGAGGCACGACCCGACTCCGCCCTGTACCGACTCGGCAAATTCGCGCGTCGCAACACTCGGGCCCTGACCGGGGTGGCCACGGCGATGGCGGCGCTCGCAGGCACGGTCGGGTTCTACACGTGGCGGCTCGCGGACGCACGCGACCAGGCCTTGGCGGAGGCACAGCGAACGCAGCGGATCCAGGCCTTTACGCAGAGCCTGTTCACGGGTGGCCAGGAGGAGATCGGGCCCTCCGATACTCTGAGAGTGCTGACCCTCCTCGATCGCGGCGTGCAACAGGCGCGTTTGCTGGATGCGGACCCCGCCCAGCAAGCGGACATGTACGTGACGTTGGGCAGCATCTTCACCCAGCTCGGACGGTATGCGAGCGCGGATTCGCTGCTGGGGCTCGCGGTGGCCCTGCGCCAGGCCTTGACGCCGGCCGATCCGCACGCGGTGGCCGAAGCGCTGGTCGCTGAAGGCGAGTTGCGGCTGCAGCAAGGAGAATACGAGGAGGCCGAGGGGATCTTCCAGCGCGCCCTCGAGCTGCAGCGCGCCGAGGGCCCCCCCACCGACCCACGGATCGCCAGCAGTCTCACGGGCCTCGGAAGCGCGCTGGAGGGGAGGGGCGAGTACGAGCGGGCCATCACCCTCCTCGGCGAGGCCGTGCGTGCGCTGGAAGCCCAGCCCGGCCGGGAGGAGGATCTGACCAGTGCCCTGGCAGCGCTGGCCAACACGCAGTTCTATGCGGGGGATCTCGACGCCTCCGACTCGCTGAACCTCCGTGCCCTGGCCATCTACCGGCGACTGCACGGTGAGCGCCATCCCGATGTCGCGGACGGACTGATCAATCTCGCCGTGAACGAGAACCAGCGGGGGCGCTACGACGCCGCTGAGCCGCTACTCCGCCAGGCGCTGTCCATTTTCGAGGGCTACCACGGACCCGAGCACCCCGAGGTGGCCTCCGCCCTGCGCATGCTGGGCAACAACTTGATCTACCAGGGGCGGCTCGACGACGCCGAACCCCTGCTGCGACGCTCGTTGTCGGTCGGCGAGCGCGTGCTGGGACCCAACCACCCCCGACAGGCCAACACCCTGGGGGATCTCGCCTATGTCGAGCTGCAGAAGGGACGCTTCGACGAGGCGATCGAGGCGTACCGGCGGATCGTCACCATCTACGAGGAGGCGAACGGACCTCGGCACTACTTCGTGGGCATCGGCCTTTCCAACCTTGCCAACGCCTACATGGAGGCCGGACGGCTGACGGAATCCGAAGCCATCTTCCGCGACGTCATCGAGCGTTTTGCAGAGGCACGCGGTGCCGAGCACGTAGACACGGGGATCGCCCACATCAAGCTCGGGCGCGTGCTCCTACGCCAGGAGCGCGCCTCCGCGGCCGAGCGAGAGCTCCTCGCCGGATACGACATCGTACGCCCCCAGATGGAGCCGACGGTCAGTTGGCTCAGGGCGGCTCGTACCGACCTGGCGTCCGCCTACGATGCGTTGGGCCGACCGCAGGACGCGGAGCGCTTCCGGCGCGAGCAGGCCGGGGTGGACTCGCTGGCCGCCGCTGAACGCTAG
- a CDS encoding cbb3-type cytochrome c oxidase subunit I, with protein MSATFRTCPSTGLKVHSQADALIKANAVVATVALLVGGIAALLVLLTRWQAVHLLDASLFYRMLTVHGMNMLIFFILFFEMAVLYFASAVLLNSRVPMPSLGWVAFGLMVLGTLLVEWTMWTGRADVLFTSYVPLRAHPAFYLGVILFAVGAILVVSLFFATLVVARREKTHTGSVPLVTFGALTAAIIAAITLLHGAIIYIPTFLWSMGLMDINPQMYRLVWWGLGHSSQQINVAAMVSIWYLLGALTVGGVVLNEKVSRSAFVLYVLFISMASAHHLLVDPGMGPSWKVWNTSYFMYMAVLASMIHGFTVPAGIEIGQRLRGVTQGLFGWLSRAPWGDPGFSSLMFSLVIFGFVGGITGVTFGTEQINIIAHNTLRIPGHFHATVVSGTAMAFMGVTYYVIPLIFRREVAFFGMARLQPYFFALGMLIFSMAMTFAGTFGVPRRHADITFLGAPFRPEFSPAVDLVLGVMALGGIIAIVGGAMYIVITVWSVFFGRKLAPDEAGLGSGRRGLPPGLVRPPRPLVEADAANLQPRGWLGVAPGTMILVLVFLLAFVTYYFVNWKLLSFVWKVG; from the coding sequence ATGAGCGCGACCTTCCGCACCTGCCCAAGCACAGGCCTGAAGGTGCACTCCCAGGCGGACGCCTTGATCAAGGCCAACGCCGTGGTCGCCACGGTCGCGCTGCTGGTGGGCGGCATCGCCGCACTGCTGGTGCTCCTGACGCGCTGGCAGGCCGTGCACCTGCTCGATGCATCCTTGTTCTACCGGATGCTCACCGTGCACGGGATGAACATGCTCATCTTCTTCATCTTGTTCTTCGAGATGGCGGTCCTGTACTTCGCTTCCGCAGTCCTGCTGAACAGCAGGGTGCCGATGCCCTCCTTGGGCTGGGTGGCGTTCGGTCTCATGGTACTCGGCACGCTTCTGGTCGAATGGACCATGTGGACCGGTCGGGCCGACGTCCTCTTCACGTCGTATGTACCGCTGCGCGCCCACCCCGCCTTCTATCTGGGGGTGATCCTCTTCGCCGTGGGCGCCATCCTGGTCGTGAGTCTTTTCTTCGCGACCCTGGTGGTGGCCCGGCGGGAGAAGACGCATACGGGCTCGGTCCCACTCGTGACGTTCGGCGCGCTGACGGCGGCGATCATCGCTGCGATCACCCTCCTGCACGGTGCCATCATCTACATCCCCACGTTCCTGTGGTCGATGGGACTGATGGACATCAATCCACAGATGTACCGGCTGGTATGGTGGGGGCTCGGCCACTCGTCCCAACAGATCAACGTCGCCGCCATGGTCTCGATCTGGTATCTGCTGGGCGCGCTGACGGTGGGTGGCGTGGTGCTGAACGAAAAGGTGAGCCGGTCCGCGTTCGTACTCTACGTCCTGTTCATCTCCATGGCCTCGGCCCACCACCTGCTGGTCGACCCGGGGATGGGACCCTCGTGGAAGGTGTGGAACACGTCCTACTTCATGTACATGGCGGTGCTGGCCAGCATGATCCACGGCTTCACGGTACCGGCCGGCATCGAGATCGGGCAGCGCCTGCGCGGTGTTACGCAGGGGCTCTTCGGATGGTTGAGCCGTGCGCCCTGGGGGGACCCGGGGTTCAGCTCCTTGATGTTCTCTCTCGTGATCTTCGGCTTCGTGGGAGGAATCACCGGAGTGACCTTCGGGACCGAGCAGATCAACATCATCGCTCACAACACGCTGCGGATTCCGGGTCATTTCCACGCGACGGTGGTCTCCGGGACGGCGATGGCCTTCATGGGCGTCACCTACTACGTGATTCCCCTGATCTTCCGCCGGGAGGTGGCGTTCTTCGGCATGGCCCGTCTGCAGCCCTACTTCTTCGCTCTGGGGATGCTGATCTTCTCGATGGCCATGACCTTCGCGGGAACGTTCGGCGTCCCCCGCCGCCACGCGGACATCACGTTCCTGGGCGCTCCGTTCCGGCCCGAGTTCTCGCCCGCGGTGGACCTGGTACTCGGGGTCATGGCATTGGGCGGCATCATCGCCATCGTCGGTGGCGCGATGTACATCGTGATCACCGTGTGGTCGGTGTTTTTCGGCCGGAAGCTGGCGCCGGACGAGGCAGGCCTCGGGAGCGGACGCAGGGGGTTGCCGCCGGGACTGGTCCGTCCTCCCCGTCCCCTGGTCGAAGCGGATGCCGCCAACCTCCAGCCACGTGGCTGGTTGGGTGTGGCACCCGGCACCATGATCCTGGTGCTCGTCTTCCTGCTCGCCTTCGTCACGTACTACTTCGTGAACTGGAAGCTGCTGTCCTTCGTCTGGAAGGTCGGATGA